The following are encoded together in the Sphingomonas insulae genome:
- a CDS encoding Hsp33 family molecular chaperone HslO encodes MQQPIDLDRALGFAIPSRSARGRVVRLGPALDAVLAAHAYPPAIEALLAEALTLAALIGSTLKDPTGQLTMQTRTDNGVIQLLVCDYRGGEVRGYIDYDADKLAAAPEQPTLFALFGQGYLAITFDLATTGERYQGIVPLDGETLSEAAQSYFIQSEQIPSLVRVGIARGDDGRTIAGGLFLQHLPEGEVGRERLHTRLDHPEWEHVEALGRTTGVDELADAALPLETLVWRLFNEEQDVRVLASTSLSRGCRCTGDYIASVLSKFSIEERREMADDDGLIQVDCAFCATKFPVPAEADPVA; translated from the coding sequence ATGCAACAGCCAATTGACCTTGATCGCGCGCTCGGGTTCGCGATCCCTTCCCGCTCGGCGCGTGGCCGGGTGGTACGCCTCGGCCCCGCCCTCGACGCGGTGCTCGCCGCCCATGCCTATCCACCGGCGATCGAGGCGCTGCTGGCGGAGGCGCTGACGCTCGCGGCGCTGATCGGGTCGACGCTGAAGGACCCGACGGGCCAGCTGACGATGCAGACGCGGACCGACAATGGCGTGATCCAGCTGCTCGTCTGCGATTATCGCGGGGGCGAGGTGCGCGGCTATATCGACTACGATGCCGACAAGCTTGCCGCGGCGCCGGAACAGCCGACGCTGTTCGCGTTGTTCGGCCAGGGCTATCTCGCGATCACGTTCGACCTGGCGACCACCGGCGAACGCTATCAGGGCATCGTGCCGCTCGACGGAGAGACGCTGTCGGAAGCGGCGCAGAGCTATTTCATCCAGTCAGAGCAGATCCCCAGTCTCGTCCGTGTCGGGATCGCGCGCGGCGACGACGGGCGGACGATCGCCGGCGGCCTGTTCCTCCAGCATCTGCCCGAGGGCGAGGTGGGGCGCGAACGCCTGCACACCCGGCTCGACCACCCCGAATGGGAGCATGTCGAGGCGCTGGGGCGGACGACGGGCGTGGACGAACTGGCCGATGCCGCATTGCCGCTGGAAACACTGGTGTGGCGGCTGTTCAACGAGGAGCAGGACGTACGCGTGCTCGCCTCGACCTCGCTGTCGCGCGGGTGTCGCTGTACCGGCGATTACATCGCCAGCGTGCTGTCCAAATTCTCGATCGAGGAACGGCGCGAAATGGCGGACGACGATGGCCTCATCCAGGTCGATTGCGCGTTCTGCGCGACCAAGTTCCCGGTGCCGGCGGAGGCCGATCCGGTCGCCTGA